TAGAGGATGGGCACCCCCACCCCGCGCAATAGCCCCGCCAACCCCAACACGAGCCCCAGGGCCCCCACGGCCCGCGGCAGGGAGCGCACGGCGTCTCCTCGCGGCACCACGGCCCGGCGGAACGCCACGGCGTAGGCGGTGGAGGAGAAGGCCGCCAGCCCGGCGACGAACAACACGTCCTCGAGCCCGAAGCCGATCCGATCGGCCAGATCGAACAGGAACCGGGGCGTCCAGTACTCCGGATAGAAGAGCCACTCGGTGGTGGCGAACGGGAGCGCGAAGGGCACCGTCCGCTTCATCAGCCAGCGCAGATCCGGACGGACGAACCAGATGAGCGCTCCGGGCAGAAGGAACAGGAGCGCCAACACCAGGAACTCGTACGTCATGGCCACGCCAGCCCGAGCAGCGGCCACGCCACCATGGCCAGGGTCGCGGTGATCGCGGCGGCCACCCGGACCTGGATCCGCCACGAGCCCGGAGGCGCGGGACGCACGCCCACCACCGCGAGCGTCGCGGCCACGGGCACCCACAAGGCCGCCCCCACCTCCAGCCCCACCGACGCCAGCCCGCGCGGCGCCAGGGCCCAGGTAAGCCCATTGAGCGCCACGATGACCCAGGCGGCCCGCTCACCGCCCACGCGGACCGGCAGCGTGTGCTTGCCACTGTGCCGATCCGAGGGCTCGTCCGGGAGCGCGGTGGCGATGGAGCACGCGAGGTGGGTGGGCCACAGCATCACCATGAGCGCCCAGGGGAAGTCCGCGAGCGCTCCGCCCTGCGCGAGGTACCCATACAGCGGCAACACCCCGGCCACGCCCAGCATCTGCAACAGCTCGCCGCCGCCCCGGTAGGACAGCCGCAACGGCGGATAGCTGTAAGCCCACAGCAGCGCCACCGCCGCCACCGCCAGGACCCCGAGCAGCGGCGCGCGGTGCACCACCGCCAGCCCCACCGACACGCCGACGAGCGCCACCGCGCAGGCGATCGCCGCCCTCCCCAACGCCCTCGGGGAGAGCCGGCCCTCGACCAGCACCCGCGAGCCCCCCGAGAACACCGTCGCCGTGCGGTTGCGGCGATCCGTCTCCTGGTCCGCCCAGTCATTGGCGTAGACGATGAAGAGCTGATCCAACACCCCGAAGAGCTGTACCGCGACGAGCGTCCCCACCCGCAACGCGCCGCCCGTCGCGTGCACCGCGATGAACTGCCCGAGCAGCAGCGGAAGCGCGATGTATGACTGGGAGGGCAGCCGCGACGCCTGGAGCCAGGCCCCAAGGCGCGCGAGGCCCGGGCTCACGACGCGTCTTCCCGCGCGAGCCCCAACCGCTCGGCGACCTCGGCGCGCAGCTCGGTGAAGGGCAGATCCCAGCGGCGCTCGCCATCCAGGCGCCACGCCTTGACCGGGATGAGCTC
The nucleotide sequence above comes from Cystobacter fuscus DSM 2262. Encoded proteins:
- a CDS encoding lycopene cyclase domain-containing protein, producing MTYEFLVLALLFLLPGALIWFVRPDLRWLMKRTVPFALPFATTEWLFYPEYWTPRFLFDLADRIGFGLEDVLFVAGLAAFSSTAYAVAFRRAVVPRGDAVRSLPRAVGALGLVLGLAGLLRGVGVPILYASVVAMGVCAAALWWVRPDLWGPGLLGGLVSAVIYLGLCLIFAGLLPGVFERTWRPSLLLPGRFLGVPLDELLYGWGAGVVATVVPAWTFGFGFGKR
- a CDS encoding prenyltransferase, translating into MSPGLARLGAWLQASRLPSQSYIALPLLLGQFIAVHATGGALRVGTLVAVQLFGVLDQLFIVYANDWADQETDRRNRTATVFSGGSRVLVEGRLSPRALGRAAIACAVALVGVSVGLAVVHRAPLLGVLAVAAVALLWAYSYPPLRLSYRGGGELLQMLGVAGVLPLYGYLAQGGALADFPWALMVMLWPTHLACSIATALPDEPSDRHSGKHTLPVRVGGERAAWVIVALNGLTWALAPRGLASVGLEVGAALWVPVAATLAVVGVRPAPPGSWRIQVRVAAAITATLAMVAWPLLGLAWP